One window from the genome of Gimesia aquarii encodes:
- a CDS encoding site-specific integrase has protein sequence MQQIRKDELYWPVYRDMYLQRLQVHNKDKTYVDNVRRTLDRFGTYSNLTMRLLVDVTNHDLELYLKRRQDDSWRGKPLSNVTLNNELGHICTCLAKAGPRENRGPNRGNYGFLECPPYIDLLEVDETDPEVITEDQIKRFSNATRYARSPRVTGCTPAEFWQAVLLLGLVTGLRRRGLLLIERPSDEMLIEKRELFLPAKYHKTRNSLRIPLGSAEVVSILAKLPSKEGEPLLPWKDEKTGRSLSLAYFSNTMTRIQREAGISEGDRIKTKNLRSTAATIIAEQHGDDVAKKRLGHSPNSKTLLTNYKAKRVSDADRQASEMLGELVLPHMTDHGLKIFGA, from the coding sequence ATGCAGCAAATCCGCAAAGATGAATTGTACTGGCCCGTTTACCGTGACATGTATCTTCAGCGCTTGCAAGTGCATAACAAAGATAAAACGTACGTTGACAATGTTCGCCGGACCCTCGATCGATTTGGTACTTATAGCAATTTAACGATGCGCCTTCTGGTCGATGTGACTAATCACGACCTGGAATTATATTTGAAACGACGACAGGATGATAGCTGGCGCGGCAAGCCCTTGAGTAACGTCACATTGAATAATGAACTGGGTCATATTTGCACTTGTCTGGCCAAAGCCGGCCCACGTGAAAACCGAGGACCAAATCGTGGCAACTATGGGTTTCTAGAATGTCCGCCTTATATCGATCTATTAGAAGTTGATGAAACTGACCCGGAAGTCATTACAGAGGATCAAATCAAACGTTTCAGCAACGCGACGAGATACGCCCGGTCTCCAAGGGTGACGGGCTGCACGCCAGCGGAATTCTGGCAAGCGGTTCTTTTGCTGGGGTTAGTTACAGGGCTGCGCCGGCGTGGATTACTTTTGATTGAACGTCCCTCTGACGAAATGTTGATCGAAAAACGTGAATTGTTTCTACCCGCAAAATATCACAAGACGCGGAACTCGCTACGGATCCCACTCGGATCGGCGGAAGTAGTCAGCATTTTAGCAAAACTGCCATCCAAAGAGGGGGAGCCGTTGCTTCCCTGGAAGGATGAAAAAACCGGACGCAGTCTCTCGTTGGCTTATTTTTCAAACACGATGACCCGAATTCAACGTGAAGCGGGAATATCTGAAGGAGATCGGATCAAGACAAAGAATCTCCGATCTACAGCAGCGACGATCATTGCTGAACAACACGGCGATGATGTGGCGAAAAAGCGATTGGGGCATTCTCCGAACTCAAAAACGCTGTTGACAAATTACAAAGCAAAACGAGTTTCTGACGCAGATCGACAAGCTAGCGAAATGCTTGGCGAGCTTGTATTACCCCATATGACTGATCATGGATTAAAAATTTTTGGAGCATGA
- a CDS encoding carbon storage regulator gives MLVLSRKVNQKILIGENIEILVTELKPGKVKIGIVAPSEVPIVREELKESTEEAPQPQVA, from the coding sequence ATGTTAGTTTTGAGTCGAAAGGTAAATCAAAAAATATTAATTGGAGAGAACATCGAAATTCTGGTTACGGAATTAAAACCAGGTAAGGTCAAGATCGGAATTGTCGCGCCTTCTGAAGTCCCCATTGTTCGAGAGGAACTGAAAGAATCGACCGAAGAGGCACCACAACCACAAGTCGCCTAA
- a CDS encoding DUF4031 domain-containing protein produces MSQVQLDFFNTPDEPALNSVYVDPMLGCARNPNWRYNEACHMFVSPETSLDMLHDFATRIGLMRDWFQNQSTIPHYDLTNSKRRLAIKKGAVSVDHRFTNAKLKAWCLPGISFSITTDQTRMKRKDVTRRLGWHDLQPGTLLKACVKCMGLKRGEKREVICVIRVVSDRKEPLSRLVFDREYGNQEATREGFPEMSGEEFVSMFCKTMRVVPSTKVTRIEFSYV; encoded by the coding sequence ATGTCACAAGTTCAACTCGACTTTTTTAATACCCCCGACGAGCCTGCTTTGAATTCTGTTTATGTGGATCCGATGTTAGGCTGTGCTAGAAATCCAAACTGGAGATACAACGAGGCCTGCCATATGTTTGTTTCTCCGGAAACGTCTCTCGACATGCTACATGACTTCGCGACTCGCATCGGATTGATGAGAGACTGGTTTCAAAATCAATCAACGATTCCTCATTATGACTTGACAAATTCAAAACGTCGCCTGGCTATCAAAAAAGGCGCAGTTAGTGTCGATCATCGATTTACGAATGCGAAGCTCAAAGCCTGGTGTTTACCTGGGATTTCGTTTTCGATCACGACTGATCAAACCAGGATGAAACGCAAAGACGTAACCCGTCGCCTCGGTTGGCACGATTTACAGCCAGGCACGTTGCTGAAGGCCTGCGTGAAATGCATGGGACTGAAACGCGGTGAAAAGCGAGAAGTTATTTGTGTGATCCGTGTTGTTTCTGACCGCAAGGAACCGTTGAGCAGACTGGTTTTTGATCGTGAATACGGAAATCAGGAAGCGACGCGTGAAGGCTTTCCGGAAATGTCCGGTGAAGAGTTTGTCTCCATGTTTTGTAAAACGATGCGTGTCGTTCCCTCGACCAAAGTCACACGCATTGAATTTTCTTATGTTTGA
- a CDS encoding leucine-rich repeat domain-containing protein → MATSTNQSPNEPNPHQRRVAEAWNKLAKSSISESALNDLRALTPPDLFPRNHSLTPFGEFDHLAVPHCPPTSAAVAALERTTSVTRLSLNAYPGDAAHLPNLENHQSLDWLSLYDSQITGIHFTRTRTLHASFLDLSRTAITDDCIAQLPEMPRIQRLVLTLTDLSDIGICRLSRFSTLRVLYVKYTRVTERGIADLRSILPHCHVKQRVAGSTTKHAYP, encoded by the coding sequence GTGGCTACGAGCACAAATCAATCTCCCAACGAGCCAAACCCACACCAACGACGTGTGGCAGAGGCTTGGAATAAGCTTGCAAAATCTTCGATCTCAGAATCGGCGCTAAACGATCTAAGGGCACTGACGCCCCCAGATTTGTTCCCCCGGAATCATTCATTGACACCGTTTGGTGAATTTGATCATCTGGCTGTCCCCCACTGTCCTCCTACGAGTGCCGCTGTTGCTGCTTTAGAACGCACGACGTCCGTGACACGGCTTTCCCTTAATGCATATCCTGGAGATGCAGCGCACCTGCCAAATTTAGAAAATCACCAATCACTCGACTGGCTTTCACTCTATGACAGTCAAATCACAGGCATTCATTTCACCCGCACGCGAACACTACATGCATCATTTTTGGATCTGTCACGGACCGCAATCACTGATGATTGTATAGCTCAGTTGCCGGAAATGCCGCGAATTCAGCGTCTTGTGCTGACATTAACTGACTTGAGTGACATTGGTATTTGTCGACTATCACGATTCTCGACGCTTCGGGTTCTCTATGTAAAATACACACGGGTCACAGAACGCGGTATCGCAGACCTAAGATCCATACTCCCACATTGCCATGTGAAGCAGCGAGTAGCAGGTTCTACGACCAAGCACGCTTATCCGTAA
- a CDS encoding DUF433 domain-containing protein translates to MRIIVSTKTTNSGSPRIDGTRLTCANVAQTLWYTLSLNEYLDMYDYLSKSDILNCLAYCSQQKCVDDDVHSFCEQCTLDKRPRDPELAQKYDEFKADDFDADEVEDIWKLANQLLAKYATETTSDGDNVG, encoded by the coding sequence ATGCGCATCATCGTTAGCACAAAGACAACGAATTCAGGTTCCCCACGAATTGATGGGACGCGACTAACATGCGCAAACGTAGCACAAACTCTTTGGTACACACTCTCGTTGAATGAATATCTTGACATGTACGATTATCTTTCAAAATCCGACATTTTGAACTGCCTCGCATACTGCTCACAACAAAAATGCGTCGATGACGATGTCCACAGCTTCTGCGAACAATGTACGCTCGACAAGCGACCAAGAGATCCTGAGCTTGCGCAGAAATACGATGAATTCAAAGCCGACGACTTTGACGCCGACGAAGTAGAAGACATCTGGAAACTCGCTAACCAATTATTGGCAAAATACGCCACAGAAACAACATCCGATGGCGACAACGTCGGATAA
- a CDS encoding GNAT family N-acetyltransferase, producing MPTTAAIRQCVEADADIVVKLLPQLWPDLAIDRNKAKATFCKSARSGSHRHFCATVDERIVGYCSMSTKHSLWCQGSIAHVDEIIVDTQFRGQGIGTQLLKQVENSARDMGCERIELDSALHRTDAHQFYEGLGFENRAHLFSKRLTNRGNDA from the coding sequence ATGCCTACAACCGCGGCAATACGTCAATGCGTCGAAGCGGATGCTGATATCGTTGTCAAGCTCTTACCTCAACTTTGGCCAGATTTGGCGATTGATCGTAATAAGGCGAAGGCGACATTCTGCAAGTCAGCAAGATCTGGATCGCATCGCCACTTCTGCGCGACAGTCGACGAACGAATTGTCGGCTATTGCTCGATGAGCACGAAACATAGCCTGTGGTGCCAGGGATCGATCGCGCACGTTGACGAGATAATTGTTGACACTCAATTTCGAGGGCAAGGGATCGGCACCCAACTCCTCAAACAAGTTGAGAATTCAGCTAGGGACATGGGGTGTGAGCGTATCGAATTGGATTCGGCATTACACCGCACGGATGCGCATCAGTTCTATGAAGGCCTCGGTTTTGAGAATAGGGCACACCTATTCTCAAAAAGGTTGACCAATCGCGGTAATGACGCATAA
- the katG gene encoding catalase/peroxidase HPI: MKKWIKRTMTNWTVLTLSISTPIFAQKQTTESTSDQQPAQKIHKTQDGQTNGGKCPIMGMIKNVTSRHTAAGGMTNGDWWPDQLNLDILHQNSVKSNPMGEDFNYAEEFQKLDLEAVKKDLRALMTDSQDWWPADYGHYGPLFIRMAWHSAGTYRVSDGRGGASDGTQRFAPLNSWPDNANLDKARRLLWPIKQKYGRKISWADLMILTGNVALESMGFKTFGFAGGREDVWEPQKDVNWGPETEWLGRKRYRKAKKLENPLAATQMGLIYVNPEGPAGKPDPQASAYAIRDTFGRMAMNDEETVALIAGGHTFGKAHGAASPEGNVGPKPEGASLIDQGLGWINKFGKGNADDTITSGLEGAWTSTPTQWSNGYFDNLFGYEWKLVKSPAGAWQWTPKEESAKGAVPDAHDPSKTHAPMMFTTDIALKVDPAYGKISKRFHENPDEFAEAFAKAWYKLTHRDMGPVSRCLGPLVPEAQIWQDPVPEVDHRLIDKKDIAALKSEILASELTIPQLVSTAWASASTFRGSDKRGGANGARIRLAPQKNWEVNQPEVLAKVLKTLETIQQKFNDAQADSTKVSLADVIVLGGCAAVEEATKKGGHTVKVPFTPGRTDATPQMTDVDSFAVLEPKADGFRNYYSHGLDRPAEELLVDKANLLTLTAPEMTALIGGMRVLDTNVGVPGMGAFTKRPGTLSNDFFVNLLDMNTKWQKSPMCDHFFEGRDRKLGDVKWTASSVDLVFGSNSQLRAIAEVYASRDAEKKFIHDFVAAWNKVMNLDRFGQETALQKGNRSVTQNQ; this comes from the coding sequence ATGAAAAAGTGGATCAAACGCACGATGACGAATTGGACGGTGCTGACTCTATCTATCAGCACACCTATCTTCGCTCAGAAACAGACCACAGAGTCTACATCAGACCAGCAGCCGGCCCAGAAAATCCACAAAACACAAGACGGCCAGACAAACGGTGGCAAGTGCCCCATTATGGGCATGATCAAGAATGTTACCTCCCGACACACTGCAGCTGGTGGAATGACCAATGGAGACTGGTGGCCCGATCAGTTGAACCTGGACATCCTGCATCAGAATTCGGTGAAGAGTAATCCCATGGGGGAAGACTTCAACTATGCCGAAGAATTTCAGAAGCTAGATCTCGAAGCCGTCAAAAAAGACCTGAGAGCACTGATGACCGACTCGCAGGACTGGTGGCCTGCCGACTACGGACATTACGGTCCGCTCTTCATCCGCATGGCCTGGCACAGTGCGGGGACTTACCGCGTCTCTGACGGTCGCGGCGGTGCTTCGGACGGCACACAGCGCTTTGCGCCACTCAACAGTTGGCCTGATAATGCTAACTTGGATAAAGCCCGCCGCCTGCTCTGGCCCATTAAACAGAAATACGGTCGCAAAATTTCCTGGGCTGACCTGATGATTCTGACCGGAAACGTCGCACTCGAATCCATGGGTTTCAAAACTTTCGGTTTCGCCGGTGGACGTGAAGACGTCTGGGAACCTCAGAAAGATGTCAATTGGGGACCCGAAACCGAATGGCTGGGCCGCAAACGTTATAGGAAAGCTAAAAAACTTGAAAATCCGCTTGCAGCCACGCAAATGGGATTGATCTACGTCAATCCCGAAGGACCCGCGGGCAAACCTGACCCCCAGGCTTCCGCCTATGCAATCCGCGATACCTTCGGTCGGATGGCGATGAACGATGAAGAGACCGTCGCCCTCATCGCTGGCGGACACACTTTCGGTAAAGCACATGGTGCCGCCAGCCCGGAAGGGAATGTCGGTCCGAAGCCGGAAGGCGCCAGCCTGATTGATCAGGGACTGGGATGGATCAATAAGTTCGGAAAAGGGAACGCAGACGATACCATCACCAGTGGTCTGGAAGGTGCCTGGACTTCAACACCCACACAATGGTCCAACGGCTACTTTGACAATTTGTTTGGTTACGAGTGGAAACTGGTTAAAAGCCCCGCCGGTGCCTGGCAGTGGACGCCTAAAGAAGAATCAGCCAAGGGAGCTGTTCCCGATGCACACGATCCTTCTAAAACGCATGCGCCGATGATGTTTACTACAGACATAGCCCTTAAGGTCGATCCAGCTTATGGGAAGATCTCAAAACGCTTTCATGAAAACCCAGACGAATTCGCCGAAGCCTTCGCAAAAGCCTGGTATAAACTGACCCACCGCGACATGGGACCGGTCTCGCGCTGTCTCGGACCGCTAGTGCCGGAAGCGCAGATCTGGCAGGACCCCGTCCCCGAAGTCGATCATAGGCTCATTGACAAAAAGGATATCGCTGCACTCAAAAGTGAAATCCTCGCCTCAGAGCTGACGATTCCTCAACTGGTTTCCACGGCTTGGGCTTCCGCTTCCACTTTCCGTGGCAGTGACAAGCGGGGCGGTGCCAATGGTGCCCGCATCCGACTGGCGCCCCAAAAGAACTGGGAAGTCAACCAGCCCGAAGTACTGGCGAAAGTTTTGAAGACTCTTGAGACAATACAGCAAAAATTCAACGACGCACAGGCCGACAGCACCAAAGTGTCACTGGCCGATGTCATCGTACTCGGGGGCTGTGCTGCTGTCGAAGAAGCTACCAAAAAAGGTGGACACACCGTCAAAGTGCCTTTCACACCAGGACGTACTGATGCCACACCGCAAATGACCGACGTCGATTCTTTCGCGGTTCTGGAACCCAAGGCAGACGGCTTCCGCAATTACTATTCGCATGGGCTTGATCGGCCGGCTGAAGAACTGCTGGTGGATAAAGCCAACCTGCTTACTCTGACCGCGCCTGAAATGACTGCCCTCATCGGTGGTATGCGGGTGCTCGATACGAATGTCGGTGTACCGGGAATGGGTGCCTTCACTAAACGTCCCGGAACTCTGAGTAATGACTTCTTCGTTAACCTGCTCGATATGAACACGAAGTGGCAGAAGTCACCCATGTGCGATCACTTCTTCGAAGGACGCGACCGCAAATTGGGCGACGTTAAATGGACTGCCAGTTCTGTTGATCTGGTCTTTGGCTCCAACTCCCAGTTGCGGGCCATCGCAGAAGTATATGCCAGCCGGGATGCTGAAAAGAAGTTTATTCACGACTTCGTAGCTGCCTGGAACAAGGTGATGAACCTGGATCGCTTCGGTCAGGAAACCGCGCTGCAAAAGGGGAATCGCTCCGTGACCCAAAACCAGTAG
- a CDS encoding SDR family oxidoreductase — MTGATGYVGGRLVPELLKRGYRVRCLAREPRKLEERVWCDNPNVEIVRSDLSDVSELTAQIRDCSSAYYLIHSMIASGRTYADRDSQLAHNFARAAAEAQVERIIYLGGLGELGEGLSQHLSSRREVEVALGSCGVSVTTLRAAMIIGSGSASFEILRYLVERLPVMITPRWVQTESQPVSIVDVLYWLVECLHVAETSGRSLEIGGPDVISYRELMHIMAQELGLRRRLIIGVPVLTPRLSSAWISLITPVSYRIARPLSDGLRNRVVVNDDTTQTLMPHQSLGVRESIHRAIAKTLEGKVPTRWSAAGPIPGDPNWAGGKVYVDQRSIEIEAQPSDVFAAVCRVGGGHGWYSGDILWRIRGLMDQIVGGPGLRRGRRDPEKVEFGEALDFWRVVGIERGKSLLLHAEMKLPGTAQLEFCMEPVKDNIRFTRLTMTARFRPRGLLGILYWYTVVPLHNIVFGGMLRGIKRAAKSLEKSQEV; from the coding sequence GTGACTGGGGCAACGGGTTACGTGGGGGGCCGGCTGGTTCCGGAGCTCCTCAAGCGAGGTTATCGTGTTCGCTGCCTTGCGCGCGAACCACGTAAGCTTGAAGAGCGGGTATGGTGCGACAATCCGAATGTAGAGATTGTTCGCAGTGATCTGAGCGATGTATCCGAGCTAACCGCTCAGATTCGAGACTGTTCATCGGCCTATTATTTGATTCATTCGATGATCGCCTCAGGTCGTACATACGCAGATCGCGATTCCCAACTTGCCCATAACTTTGCCAGAGCAGCCGCAGAGGCTCAAGTTGAGAGAATCATCTACCTGGGTGGTTTAGGCGAACTTGGTGAGGGTTTGAGTCAACACCTTAGCTCGCGCCGCGAAGTGGAAGTGGCTTTGGGATCGTGCGGAGTTTCGGTGACAACACTGCGAGCTGCCATGATTATCGGCTCTGGGTCCGCGTCATTCGAGATACTCCGCTATCTGGTCGAACGACTTCCCGTGATGATCACACCCCGTTGGGTACAAACAGAATCTCAACCAGTGTCCATTGTTGATGTATTGTACTGGCTGGTCGAGTGTCTGCATGTTGCCGAGACAAGCGGTCGCAGCCTCGAAATTGGTGGACCCGATGTGATCTCCTATCGCGAGCTAATGCACATCATGGCTCAAGAGCTGGGACTTCGACGACGGCTGATTATCGGTGTCCCCGTGCTAACCCCGCGATTGAGCTCGGCATGGATCAGCCTCATCACGCCAGTTTCATATCGCATCGCTCGCCCGCTCTCCGATGGCCTGCGCAATCGAGTTGTGGTCAATGACGACACTACACAGACACTAATGCCTCATCAATCGCTCGGAGTACGTGAGTCAATTCATCGTGCGATCGCGAAGACCCTGGAGGGGAAGGTACCAACACGGTGGTCCGCAGCCGGACCGATTCCTGGCGATCCAAATTGGGCTGGTGGCAAGGTCTATGTCGATCAAAGGTCGATCGAGATTGAAGCGCAGCCGTCCGATGTGTTTGCCGCGGTCTGCCGTGTTGGCGGCGGTCATGGCTGGTACTCGGGGGACATCTTGTGGCGGATCCGGGGATTGATGGACCAAATCGTCGGAGGTCCTGGGCTTCGACGAGGCCGACGCGATCCTGAGAAAGTAGAATTTGGCGAAGCACTCGACTTCTGGCGCGTGGTCGGGATCGAACGCGGCAAGTCGCTGCTGCTTCATGCCGAAATGAAATTACCAGGAACCGCTCAACTGGAGTTCTGCATGGAACCAGTGAAAGATAACATCCGTTTCACGCGACTCACAATGACTGCACGATTTCGTCCAAGAGGTCTACTAGGTATCCTTTATTGGTATACCGTGGTTCCATTACATAACATTGTTTTTGGCGGTATGTTGAGAGGGATTAAACGTGCCGCCAAGTCTCTTGAGAAGAGTCAAGAGGTATGA
- a CDS encoding acyl carrier protein: MGLDFLDLNFRVEKRFRIRIPREKAAELFKNGNTSDPPPGCWTDIRVSDFVSLVETLVAEQNPECKLEIFEGVKQDIIECLDLDESEVTPEAWLYRDLGFW, from the coding sequence ATGGGACTTGATTTTCTTGACCTGAATTTTCGTGTCGAAAAACGGTTTCGTATAAGAATCCCGCGGGAGAAAGCTGCTGAGCTTTTCAAAAACGGAAATACATCTGATCCTCCCCCAGGCTGCTGGACGGATATTCGAGTTTCTGATTTTGTTTCATTGGTCGAAACTCTGGTGGCAGAACAGAATCCAGAATGCAAGCTCGAAATATTTGAAGGAGTCAAGCAGGATATAATCGAATGCCTTGATCTTGATGAGAGTGAAGTGACGCCCGAAGCGTGGCTGTATCGCGATCTTGGGTTTTGGTAG
- a CDS encoding leucine-rich repeat domain-containing protein yields MNQTEPTPKPPSRYRWVWRTLGLLVVVGLAVFVVTALHEGSAAQQLWSSDRFMLSTEPGWLMSKMPSSWETWIKYSAGDQIRFAFEKVVSINSVQYGSDDEFSKADLAAVGRIHSLKYLDFSSSEITDQNLTLLEGLDNLETLNLERTSISDAGLVHLQGLRKLKHILLWDTEVSDAGLRHLENLPELKSMDLSETAISDAGLAHLKGLVKLEILQLDATGVSDRGMASLSGLPNLESLNLSVTEVGNQGLEYLVRNQNLKILDLSYTPISDAGMVHIGKIKQLFELDLRGTSVSDAGLIHLQGLKNLTNLRRHQTKITDPGFVRLQKFLPKLSDSWEPLPIGPSVF; encoded by the coding sequence ATGAACCAGACAGAACCGACTCCCAAACCCCCTAGCCGCTACCGCTGGGTCTGGCGGACCTTGGGGCTGCTGGTCGTTGTCGGACTGGCGGTGTTTGTGGTTACCGCGCTACATGAAGGAAGTGCAGCGCAACAGTTGTGGTCCAGTGACCGTTTCATGCTTTCAACCGAACCGGGCTGGTTGATGAGCAAGATGCCCTCATCCTGGGAAACGTGGATTAAGTATAGCGCGGGAGATCAGATTCGTTTCGCTTTCGAGAAAGTCGTTTCAATAAACAGTGTTCAATATGGATCTGATGACGAGTTCAGCAAAGCAGATCTTGCCGCGGTCGGTAGAATTCACAGTTTGAAATACCTGGATTTTAGCAGTTCAGAAATCACGGATCAGAACCTGACACTCCTTGAGGGGTTGGACAACCTGGAAACCCTGAATCTGGAGAGAACCTCGATCAGCGATGCCGGTCTGGTTCATTTGCAGGGGTTGAGGAAACTGAAACATATCCTACTTTGGGATACTGAGGTCAGTGATGCAGGATTGAGACATCTGGAAAACCTGCCAGAACTGAAATCGATGGATTTAAGTGAGACCGCCATCAGTGATGCCGGGCTGGCTCACTTGAAAGGTCTTGTGAAACTGGAGATTCTTCAACTGGATGCGACAGGGGTCAGTGATCGCGGAATGGCTTCTTTGAGTGGACTCCCAAATCTGGAGTCTCTGAATCTTAGCGTTACCGAGGTAGGCAATCAGGGTCTGGAATATTTAGTCAGGAACCAGAATCTAAAGATCCTGGATCTCTCGTACACTCCAATCAGTGACGCAGGAATGGTTCATATAGGGAAAATAAAACAGCTGTTCGAATTGGATCTGAGAGGGACCAGCGTCAGCGACGCAGGTCTGATTCATCTCCAGGGGCTCAAAAACCTGACTAACTTGAGACGGCATCAAACAAAAATCACAGATCCCGGCTTTGTTCGACTTCAGAAGTTTTTACCTAAACTGTCGGATTCATGGGAGCCTCTTCCAATCGGTCCGTCTGTTTTCTAA
- a CDS encoding zinc-ribbon domain containing protein, giving the protein MCKNIDTGRNPTEEEFCEAERILKLRPGKQKDHPSAVPADHKKLSHINTYGRLPEFYLDQPFTCRKCGKREIWKAKDQKWYYEEAKGHIDARAVECHACRKARKSGSCD; this is encoded by the coding sequence ATGTGTAAAAACATTGATACGGGTCGAAATCCGACAGAGGAAGAGTTTTGTGAAGCTGAAAGGATTCTGAAGCTCCGTCCGGGTAAACAAAAGGATCATCCATCAGCAGTACCTGCTGACCATAAAAAACTGTCTCATATAAACACTTATGGTCGTCTTCCCGAATTTTATTTAGACCAACCATTTACATGTCGTAAGTGTGGCAAACGCGAAATTTGGAAGGCCAAAGACCAAAAGTGGTACTATGAAGAAGCTAAGGGACATATTGATGCAAGAGCTGTTGAATGTCATGCATGTCGCAAGGCTAGAAAATCAGGTTCTTGTGATTAA